In Synechococcus sp. CB0101, a genomic segment contains:
- the grxD gene encoding Grx4 family monothiol glutaredoxin, whose product MDASTQQRIEQLVGSSPVFVFMKGSKLMPQCGFSNNVVQILNSLGVAFETFDVLSDMEIRQGIKEFSDWPTIPQVYVNGEFIGGSDILIEMYNSGELREKLAVALA is encoded by the coding sequence ATGGACGCCTCCACCCAGCAACGCATCGAACAACTGGTGGGCAGCAGCCCCGTGTTTGTGTTCATGAAGGGCAGCAAGTTGATGCCCCAGTGCGGCTTCAGCAACAACGTGGTGCAGATCCTCAACTCCCTGGGGGTGGCCTTCGAAACCTTCGACGTGCTCTCCGATATGGAGATTCGTCAGGGCATCAAGGAGTTCTCCGATTGGCCCACCATTCCCCAGGTGTACGTGAACGGCGAGTTCATCGGCGGATCCGACATTCTGATCGAGATGTACAACTCCGGCGAACTGCGCGAAAAGCTGGCGGTGGCGCTGGCCTGA
- a CDS encoding DUF6761 family protein: MTALQHPDAIRHFQSLCDACQSLASRYHSPAELRLYADGYLHALRKTAVLDALTQRRLEELVDRWIMDPSSFIGPGDDMSTLYETGRN, translated from the coding sequence ATGACCGCCCTGCAACACCCCGACGCGATCCGCCACTTCCAATCCCTCTGTGATGCCTGCCAGTCGCTGGCCAGCCGCTATCACAGCCCGGCCGAGCTGCGCCTTTACGCAGACGGCTATCTGCATGCCCTGCGCAAAACGGCGGTGCTGGATGCCCTCACCCAGCGGCGCCTGGAGGAGCTGGTGGATCGCTGGATCATGGATCCCTCGAGCTTCATCGGCCCGGGTGATGACATGAGCACCCTCTACGAAACGGGCCGGAACTGA
- a CDS encoding BolA family protein — translation MVHPDQVRAAITQALPDARVEVEDLTGGGDHLQVTVVSTAFDGLSRVKQHQLVYGALRSELASEAIHALALQTSTPTA, via the coding sequence ATGGTCCATCCCGACCAGGTGCGAGCTGCCATCACCCAGGCGCTGCCGGATGCCCGTGTTGAGGTGGAAGACCTCACCGGCGGCGGCGATCACCTGCAGGTGACGGTGGTCTCCACCGCTTTCGACGGCCTGAGCCGCGTGAAGCAGCACCAGCTCGTGTACGGCGCCCTGCGCAGCGAGCTGGCCAGTGAGGCCATTCACGCCCTGGCCCTGCAGACCTCCACCCCCACCGCCTGA